The Accipiter gentilis chromosome 8, bAccGen1.1, whole genome shotgun sequence genomic sequence CCGGTGTGCGGTAGCGAGAGAACAGGAGAGACCCTCGGGTTGCCCTGGGATGGGGAGCTCTGGGGGTTAAAACGCCCGGGTCATCCCCAAAAGAGATGCAGCAGATGCATCGCTTCTGTGCCCGTGTGACTCTTCTGTACGGAAATGTTGTCTTAGGGCCCCGGAGGGTGGGTTTACAGGTGCTGCGGGTGTGGATTTCACAGAAGGCTCGTGGCCGTGGCTGATATTTGCTCGTAAAATGCTTTAGAGCATGTTTCCAGGGCGTTCTCACCATCATGCTGCGCTTGTGCCACTCCCCAGGTTCTGGTGGTGGGCTGCGGGAACTCGGAGCTAAGCGAGCAGATGTACGACGTGGGGATGTGCGAGGACATCGTCAACATCGATGTCAGTGACGCCGTGATCCGTCAGATGCAAGAGCGGAGCAGGAGCAAGAGGCCAAAGATGAGCTACCTGCTGATGGACATGCTTCAGATGGACTTCCCTGATGCCCACTTCCAGGTGGTCCTGGACAAAGGCACGCTGGATGCCATCCTCACTGACGAAGAGGAGGTCACTTTGGCCAAGGTGGACAAGATGTTTGCCGAGATCAGCCGGGTCCTGCAAGTGGGTGGGCGCTACCTCTGTGTCTCCTTGGCTCAAGCCCATGTGCTGAAGAAAGCGGTGGAATACTTCTCTCAGGAAGGCTGGGTCGTGCGTGTCCATCAGGTGGCCGGCAGCAGGGACAAGCAGCAGTTTGTTCTACCAGTCTTCGTCTATGTCATGACAAAGTTCAGGAAGATTCCTGGCTCAGCACCGCAGATCCTGGAGATCTGCCCCGAGGAGCAGGACAAGCCGATGCGGGTGGAGAGCGTGGAGCGGCTTGCGGCAGTGGTGAAGGACAGGCAGCATTAtgccctgctctgcagccagcTGAGCAAACCCCCCTGCGGAGAGCAGGTTTCCCTGGATCTGTGTGACAAAGAGAGTGGGAGGCCTCGCTACACACTGCATGTGGTTGACAGCCCCTCAGTGAAACCTTCCCGGGACAATCACTTCGCCATCTTCATTAGTGAGTACAGCCTCTCGTGGCTGCAATGAGATGGTGCTTTGGCTAGGAGCTGCAAAACGGCTAGCAGTCCTGGCCCTGCTGAAATCAGGGCTGGAGAGGGAAATAACCTGCTTGTGTGGGGTTCAGTTGATGTTTTAGTCCTGGTTTTGTGGTGGGACATGTGTTTGCCTGGTGGTGCAAGCAAAGAGCTGGCACAGAGCTTGCTGGCTGAGAGATGCCCGTCTGGCAGCAGAGGGAcactgcctgccctgcctccAAGGTGGTGATTGATGCTGGTGACAACCACCATAGCATGTCGCTGCATAAAGCCAGAGTGCAGCGGACACAGCCAGAAAGGTGTCGCTGGTCTGTGCAAGCGTCCTGACTTGCCAgggccaggctgctcagggctgctctTTGCTTTTGCACTTGCATCTTGTGGAGATGCATCAGGCTCTGCCAGCAGCGCTGTTCCCTCCTTGCGCGCCTGAAAAGCTGGGGCTTAGCACAGCCTGGAGACGGGTCGTGAGGCTGTTGGATGCCCCCTTTCTTATGAGATGTGGCTTTTCCACCTTCCTGCATGAGCCTGGCCAAAACAGGGAAGGCCCTGGCTCTCTTGATGGTTGGAGGGCATGGCTTTAGGCATGCAGTGGGTACCTCCTTGTGATGTCTTGTTGTTCCCTGTGGCTCACCTCCTGGAGGCTGGAGTGGTTGCTCTGGGACTGGGACTGGCCCAGGCTGATGGCAGCCCCTTCTGCAGTCCCGCAGGGCAGAGAAACCGAGTGGCTCTTTGGGACGGAGGAAGGGCGGAGGCAGCTGGCCACAAGCGCAGGCTTCAGGCGCCTGGTCACTGTGGCCCTGCACAGGGAGCAGCACTACGAGGGCATGGCTGGCATCCAGGCGGAGCTGTCGgggaaggtgatggagctggCCCCaccgggcctccctgcccggcagcagGTGAGCCCCGCCGCCCAGCCCTCTCTCTCGGCTTCCCCAAAACTGGGGTCAGGCTGGCTTTCTGCCAGCAGCAAGTCCCTCTTCTCCAAGGGAGACCAAGCTGCAATGTATGAGCTGGCTGCCttggcagggaggaggctggcCTCCGGTGTAGCTCCTTTGGTTTTTCCCTCCACCTGGCTGCCTTTGCTTTGGAGGCAGGATATGAAATGCCTGCTTGGCAGGATTCAGTGTGAAGTCCTTGCCCTCCAAAACCCAGCATCCCAAGAAAACCAGACATCCCGAAACCCTGAGAGCATCTGGCCCCCTCTTAATCCTGGCTTTAACTTCTCCTGTCCCTTCTGTCTCCTTTCTGTCCCAACTCCCCAAACCTGAGCTCTTGCAAGAAGTCTTGGGATGTTTGTTCCCTGTACCCCAACACGTGTACAGGAGGGGGAACCTGGTGTCCCATGCTCTGGTCCCCAGCTGCCCTGTGTCTGCCTACAGCACATCCTGCTGCTCCCACGACATATCTGCTTCGTCCCAGCTCGTTAGCCCTGGTCAGGACAGTAGGAATACCAGGATCTGTTCCTGTAGCCTTTTCTTCCTTGCACTGGTCTCCATCCTCCCTGCAGGTGCCCTTCGTGTCCGTGGGAGGGGACATCGGGGTGCGGACAGTGCGGCACCGTGACACCAGCACCCTGAGCGGGGAATATGTCATCGAGGATGTGAAGGGGGATGGCACCTGCTACTTCCGACGCCTCATCTTCCTCCGCAACAGGAATGTGGTGCAGTCGGAGGCTCGGCTCCTGGCCCCCATGCCTCTCCCAGGTATGTGGGGCAGGTGGGTGTCATGATTTAATcacagctggcaactaagcactgcacagccgcttgctcactcctcccactttgggatgtgggagagactcggaagagtaaaagtgaggaaactcgtgggctgagataaagacagttttaaaTAGGTAAAGTGAAAGCCACGCAggccaccaaaacaaaacaaggt encodes the following:
- the METTL13 gene encoding eEF1A lysine and N-terminal methyltransferase isoform X1, giving the protein MDLLPRSPAEFGSARYWDRFFRQRGQRPFEWYGAFPELCPVLHKYVRPRDKVLVVGCGNSELSEQMYDVGMCEDIVNIDVSDAVIRQMQERSRSKRPKMSYLLMDMLQMDFPDAHFQVVLDKGTLDAILTDEEEVTLAKVDKMFAEISRVLQVGGRYLCVSLAQAHVLKKAVEYFSQEGWVVRVHQVAGSRDKQQFVLPVFVYVMTKFRKIPGSAPQILEICPEEQDKPMRVESVERLAAVVKDRQHYALLCSQLSKPPCGEQVSLDLCDKESGRPRYTLHVVDSPSVKPSRDNHFAIFIIPQGRETEWLFGTEEGRRQLATSAGFRRLVTVALHREQHYEGMAGIQAELSGKVMELAPPGLPARQQVPFVSVGGDIGVRTVRHRDTSTLSGEYVIEDVKGDGTCYFRRLIFLRNRNVVQSEARLLAPMPLPGQKKRRKDKKKPSPTEPPAAIDKSYLCCEHHKAMVAGLCLLGGPNPLPGTPLAVLVVGLGGGSLPLFIHDYFSQAHVAVVEIDPSMLEVATRWFGFSQDDRMQVHVSDGLDYVAKLAAEAPAQYDAIMFDVDSKDLTVGMSCPPPAFVEKPFLQKVKTTLKPEGVFVLNLVCRDAQLKESVLATLREVFPLLYARRIEEEVNEILFCQPSPEDRRDPTELEARAQALEGALRQPGRPWDSSYVLADMLQAIKIL
- the METTL13 gene encoding eEF1A lysine and N-terminal methyltransferase isoform X2, which translates into the protein MGSGWRGGGEGRERQVANRLRGRRLQWERGAPGCRQRVRRARGHVRRERRRVGGAEAARPRHGPAAPEPRGVRLRPVLGPVLPAARAAALRVVRGLPGALPRPAQVRSAPRQEHVSRAFSPSCCACATPQVLVVGCGNSELSEQMYDVGMCEDIVNIDVSDAVIRQMQERSRSKRPKMSYLLMDMLQMDFPDAHFQVVLDKGTLDAILTDEEEVTLAKVDKMFAEISRVLQVGGRYLCVSLAQAHVLKKAVEYFSQEGWVVRVHQVAGSRDKQQFVLPVFVYVMTKFRKIPGSAPQILEICPEEQDKPMRVESVERLAAVVKDRQHYALLCSQLSKPPCGEQVSLDLCDKESGRPRYTLHVVDSPSVKPSRDNHFAIFIIPQGRETEWLFGTEEGRRQLATSAGFRRLVTVALHREQHYEGMAGIQAELSGKVMELAPPGLPARQQVPFVSVGGDIGVRTVRHRDTSTLSGEYVIEDVKGDGTCYFRRLIFLRNRNVVQSEARLLAPMPLPGQKKRRKDKKKPSPTEPPAAIDKSYLCCEHHKAMVAGLCLLGGPNPLPGTPLAVLVVGLGGGSLPLFIHDYFSQAHVAVVEIDPSMLEVATRWFGFSQDDRMQVHVSDGLDYVAKLAAEAPAQYDAIMFDVDSKDLTVGMSCPPPAFVEKPFLQKVKTTLKPEGVFVLNLVCRDAQLKESVLATLREVFPLLYARRIEEEVNEILFCQPSPEDRRDPTELEARAQALEGALRQPGRPWDSSYVLADMLQAIKIL